GTGTGTCTCGCTGCTGATTGCCGAGCAGTTCCCTGAAAAGCGTCCGGTAGTGCACCATGGCACCGCGCAGTTCCTCGGTGGTTGCGCTGCCGTCCTGGTTTCGGACGTTCACTTCGTGGGCGGCCCGGTAGTGCTCCAGGGTGTTCGCGTGCTCCACGGAGAGGTCGCGCACTTGCTGTTCGTACCCGTCCGTGGGATAGCCGCGATCGCCCATGAGCCGGGTGACCAGGTGGTCCGCATCGTCCACGCTCTGGCGCGGCTGGTCCACGAAGCGTTCCTCCGCGCTCTTCCACTCCATGGTGTAGCGCTCACGGGCCTCTGGTGGCAGCTCCCTGATGTCGAGAGCACGGTGACGCTGCTCCCTGGCGTGCAGCTCGCGTTCGGCGGACCGCCTGCCTGCACCGTCCGTTTCGACGGCCCGGTCGTATTCAGGACCGAACCTCTGCCGGAGCCGGCGGCGGCGCATGGTCAGCCGGCTCACCATCACGACCAGTGCCAAGAGGACCGCCAGGGCGATGACGATGGCGACGACAGTTCCTGTGGACATCCGGACCTCCGTATGTCCCAGAGCCAAAAGCCCCTGCAATCGCCGACTGCCCAGGCACGCGCGGGGCAAACACCATCCGAAGGTCGAGGCGGTCAGGAACCGGGCGTGTCGTCCGTGCCGACGTGGTGCACGCGCACCAGATTGGTCGAGCCCGACACCCCAGGCGGGGACCCCGCCGTGATCACCACGATGTCGCCCTTCACACAGCGGCCGATCCGCAGCAGTTCCTCGTCCACCTGGTCGACCATCGCATCGGTGGAGGCCGCCTGCGGCACGAGGAAGGTCTCGACGCCCCAGGTGAGGTTGAGCCGGGAACGGGTGGCAGGATCAGGAGTGAAGGCCAGCAGTGGAATCGGCGAGCGGTAGCGCGACAACCGCCGGACGGTATCCCCCGACTGAGTGAAAGCGACCAGGAACCTCGCGCCGAGGAAGTCCCCGATCTCGGCCGCGGCACGGGCGACGGCACCGCCCTGTGTCCGGGGTTTGCTGCGTTCGGTGAGCGGCGGGAGGCCCATGGCGAGGATGTCCTCCTCGGCTGCCGCGACGATACGGGACATGGTCCTGACCGTCTCCGAGGCATAGCTGCCGACGCTGGTCTCAGCGGACAGCATCACGGCGTCGGTGCCGTCGATGACGGCATTGGCGACATCGGACGCCTCGGCACGGGTGGGCCGGGAGTTGTCGATCATGGAGTCGAGCATCTGGGTGGCGACGATGACCGGCTTGGCGTTGCGCTTGGCCAGCTTGATCGCACGCTTCTGGACGATCGGGATCTGCTCCAGCGGCATCTCGACGCCGAGGTCGCCACGCGCGACCATGATGCCGTCGAAGGCGGCGACGATCTCCTCGATGCAGTCGACCGCCTGGGGCTTCTCGATCTTCGCGATCACCGGGAGCCGGCGGCCCTCCTCGTCCATGACCCGGTGGACGTCAGCGATGTCACGCCCGCTGCGCACGAAGGACAGGGCGATGACGTCGGCGCCGAGCCGGACCGCCCAGCGCAGGTCCTCGACGTCTTTCTCGGACAGCGCGGGCACGGAGACGGCCACACCGGGGAGATTGAGACCCTTGTGGTCGGAGACGAAGCCGCCCTCGATCACGAGTGTCCGCACCCGCGGACCGTCGACCGAGGTGACTTCGAGTGCGACCCGCCCGTCGTCCACGAGGATGCGCTCACCGGTGACGACATCGGCGGCGAGCCCGGAATACGTGGTCCCGCAGACGCCGCGGTCACCGTCAACCGGCTCCACGGTGATGGTGAACTCATCGCCGCGTTCAAGCAGTACCGGACCTTCGCGGAACCGCCCGAGACGGATCTTCGGGCCTTGTAGGTCGACCAGGACACCGACGCTGCGTCCGCTCTCGTCGGATGCCTTGCGCACGCGGTGGTAGCGCTCCTCGTACTCACCGTGAGTGCCATGGCTGAGATTGAAGCGGGCGACATCCATTCCGGACTCGACCAGTGCCTTGATCTGGTCGTATGAATCGGTGGCGGGCCCCAGTGTGCAGACAATCTTCGCTCGGCGCATGATTCGAGCCTATGGGCTACCGACGGGTAGCGAATTTGGCACACATGGCCGTTCAACAACCTTTCGATGAAGGGTTGTTGACAAGCAATGAAGTGTGCACAGGGGCGCTCTTCCGAGCATCCACGACCGCGCTCCCGGCAGCGCGGGCCGCCGGGGGCGCGGTTGCTGCACAGAGTCCGGCGTTCGGCGGCCGTAGGCACGGCACGCCCTACAACTTCGGTGGTGTCATCGTGAACCGCGCATTCACCTGGGCGTAGACCGTCTGGCGCTGCGGTTCGAGATCGAGGGCAGGGGCGGGGGCACCGGCAGCACCCGCGCGCGCCGCGCCGGGAGGCTGGGCGCCCCGGTACGCCACCGGGGACTCCGCGCCGATGTCGGCGAGTTCGACCAGGGCGGCGAGATCGGCACCGAGGGCGCCGGCGTATTCGCGGGCGCGCTGGACGGCTTCGAGAACGGCCTGGCGCCGGGCGTCGGCATGAGCCGGGGAGTCGGGGCGCAGGGCCCACCAGGGGCCGTCGACATGGGTGAGATCGAGGTCGGCAAGGCGGGTGACGAGCTCCCCCAGGACCGTGAAGTCGGCGATTACCGCGGTGACGCGGACCCGGCCGTGGTAGGCGCGAACACGTTCACTGCGGCCGTGGGAAGTCAGTTCGGGGCTGATGGAGAACGCCCCGGTCTCCAGCTTCTCGACCGCATCGCCATAGGACTTGATCAGATCGAGCACCTGGCCGTTACGGCCGGTCAGGTCCTCCAGCGCGGCCCTGCGGTCCTTGCCGCGGGCACTGACGGTGACTCCGATCCTGGCGATCTCCGGATCGACTTCCAACCGCGCCTCGCCGCGGACGGCGACTCGCGGGGTTTCGGGGGTTCCGTACGGCGCCGCCTCATTCGTCATGTGGTCTCCCTCGCTGTTGTTCCCGGAACACTTTCGCAGGCAGCCGGCCTGCGCCAGAATCTACGCGCGTTGTGCCATTGAACGAGGGAGATCAACAAATGCCGCTCAACCGCAGGACGTTTCTCGGCCGATCGGCCGCGGCGGGAGCCGGTGCGGCCGTCGCGGGGACGGTGGCCGCCACTCCGGCCGCCGCTCAGGGCCATGCACCCGGCCACGGCCACGGACGACCGCCGAAGCGGTACTCGTTCACCGTGATGGGCACCACCGACCTGCACGGCAACGTCTTCAACTGGGACTACTTCACGGACAAGGAGTTCGACGACAAGAACCACAACGACGTCGGCCTCGCGAAGATCTCCACCCTGGTCGACCAGGTAAGGCGGGAGAAGGGGCGGCGCAACACGCTGCTGATCGACGCAGGTGACACCATCCAGGGCACCCAGCTCTCGTACTACTACGCCAAGGTGGATCCGATCACGGCCCGGCGCGGCCCCGTCCACCCCATGGCCCAGGCCATGAACGCCATCGGCTACGACGCCGCGGCACTCGGCAACCACGAGTTCAACTACGGCATTCCGGTGCTGCGCAAGTTCGAGGAGCAGTGCGACTTCCCGCTGCTCGGCGCCAACGCACTGGATGCCAAGACCCTGCAGCCCGCGTTCCGCCCGTACAGCATGCACCGCCTGCGCACCCCGTGCGGACGGGATGTGAGGATCGCGGTCCTGGGGCTCACCAACCCCGGCATCGCGATCTGGGACAAGGCCAACGTCGGCGGCAAGATGGTCTTCCCCGGCCTTGAGGAGCAGGCGGCCAAGTGGGTGCCGAAGCTGCGCTCGATGGGTGCGGACGTCGTGATCGTGTCGGCGCACTCCGGCTCCAGCGGCACCTCCTCGTACGGCGACCAGCTCCCCTACATCGAGAACGCGGCGGCACTGGTGGCCGAGCAGGTACCGGGCATCGACGCGATCCTCGTCGGGCACGCGCACACCGAGATAGCGGAGTACAGGGTCGCCAACAAGGAGACCGGCAAGCAGGTCGTCCTCTCCGAGCCGCTCAAGTGGGGCCAGCGACTGACCCTGTTCGATTTCGACCTTGTGTGGCAGAAGGGTCGCTGGAGCGTCGAGAAGGTGGGCGCGCGGGTGCTCAACTCGAACACGGCCGCCGAGGACCCGCGGATCGTCCGGCTGCTGGGGGACGAGCACAAGAAGGTGGTCGCCTACGTCAACCAGATCATCGGTACGTCGACCGCCGCGATGTCCACGGCCGAGGCGCCGTGGAAGGACGAACCGATCATCGACCTGATCAGCCATGTGCAGGTGGAGACGGTCAAGGCGGCCCTGGCCGGAGGTCCGTACGCCGCGCTGCCGGTGCTCTCACAGGCCTCGTGCTTCTCCCGGACGGCGTCGATCCCGCAGGGCCAGGTGACGATCCGCGAGGCGGCCGGGCTCTACCCGTTCGAGAACACGCTGGAGGCACGGCTGATGACCGGCGCCCAGCTGAAGGACTATCTGGAGTACTCGGCCAGGTACTACGTCCAGACGACCGCCGGGGCGCCGGTGGACACGGCGAAGCTGACGAACGCCGAGAGCATCCCGGACTACAACTACGACGCGCTCTACGGGGTGACGTACGAGATCGACATCGCCAAGCCGTCCGGTTCGAGGATCGTCAACCTGTCGTTCGACGGCAAGCCGGTCGATCCCGCAGCCCAGTTCGTGCTGGCGGTGAACAACTACCGGGCCAGCGGCGGTGGTGCCTTCCCGCATGTGGCCAAGGCGCAGCAGTTGTGGGCGAATTCGGATGAGATTCGCAACACCATCATCCAGTGGGCTCAGGCCAAGGGGACGATCGACCCGGCCTCCTTCGCCTCGGTGGGCTGGAAGCTGACCCGGGACGGCGTTCCGGTGTTCTAGGGCGTGTTGCGAAAGTAGCTCCGTCCGCCCGCAGGGCGGGGCCTGCGGCGTCTGGTGCGTGCGATCGCAAGGCGGAGGATCATCCTCGTACTGGACGTACTTGGATGACTCCGACAACGCAGCGAGCGTGCGTGCCAGACGTCGAGGGTCAGGAGGGACTTTCGCAGCACGCCCTAGGACCGCTCCGCCAACGGAGTGAACGGAGGCGC
This DNA window, taken from Streptomyces sp. SCSIO 30461, encodes the following:
- the pyk gene encoding pyruvate kinase, giving the protein MRRAKIVCTLGPATDSYDQIKALVESGMDVARFNLSHGTHGEYEERYHRVRKASDESGRSVGVLVDLQGPKIRLGRFREGPVLLERGDEFTITVEPVDGDRGVCGTTYSGLAADVVTGERILVDDGRVALEVTSVDGPRVRTLVIEGGFVSDHKGLNLPGVAVSVPALSEKDVEDLRWAVRLGADVIALSFVRSGRDIADVHRVMDEEGRRLPVIAKIEKPQAVDCIEEIVAAFDGIMVARGDLGVEMPLEQIPIVQKRAIKLAKRNAKPVIVATQMLDSMIDNSRPTRAEASDVANAVIDGTDAVMLSAETSVGSYASETVRTMSRIVAAAEEDILAMGLPPLTERSKPRTQGGAVARAAAEIGDFLGARFLVAFTQSGDTVRRLSRYRSPIPLLAFTPDPATRSRLNLTWGVETFLVPQAASTDAMVDQVDEELLRIGRCVKGDIVVITAGSPPGVSGSTNLVRVHHVGTDDTPGS
- a CDS encoding SIMPL domain-containing protein, translating into MTNEAAPYGTPETPRVAVRGEARLEVDPEIARIGVTVSARGKDRRAALEDLTGRNGQVLDLIKSYGDAVEKLETGAFSISPELTSHGRSERVRAYHGRVRVTAVIADFTVLGELVTRLADLDLTHVDGPWWALRPDSPAHADARRQAVLEAVQRAREYAGALGADLAALVELADIGAESPVAYRGAQPPGAARAGAAGAPAPALDLEPQRQTVYAQVNARFTMTPPKL
- a CDS encoding 5'-nucleotidase C-terminal domain-containing protein is translated as MPLNRRTFLGRSAAAGAGAAVAGTVAATPAAAQGHAPGHGHGRPPKRYSFTVMGTTDLHGNVFNWDYFTDKEFDDKNHNDVGLAKISTLVDQVRREKGRRNTLLIDAGDTIQGTQLSYYYAKVDPITARRGPVHPMAQAMNAIGYDAAALGNHEFNYGIPVLRKFEEQCDFPLLGANALDAKTLQPAFRPYSMHRLRTPCGRDVRIAVLGLTNPGIAIWDKANVGGKMVFPGLEEQAAKWVPKLRSMGADVVIVSAHSGSSGTSSYGDQLPYIENAAALVAEQVPGIDAILVGHAHTEIAEYRVANKETGKQVVLSEPLKWGQRLTLFDFDLVWQKGRWSVEKVGARVLNSNTAAEDPRIVRLLGDEHKKVVAYVNQIIGTSTAAMSTAEAPWKDEPIIDLISHVQVETVKAALAGGPYAALPVLSQASCFSRTASIPQGQVTIREAAGLYPFENTLEARLMTGAQLKDYLEYSARYYVQTTAGAPVDTAKLTNAESIPDYNYDALYGVTYEIDIAKPSGSRIVNLSFDGKPVDPAAQFVLAVNNYRASGGGAFPHVAKAQQLWANSDEIRNTIIQWAQAKGTIDPASFASVGWKLTRDGVPVF